GTGCGGCTGAACGACGGTGACGTGGCCGCCTCAAGACGCAGTAACACAGTTGAGTACCGTAAGGACGAGCCGCTCAATAACGATCCAACGCAAGATCCACTTGAACTGTCGGTACTGCATGGTTCGAATACCGACAATTACGATACCGATGCGGGGTACGTTACGAGCATTATCGTGGCACCAATGAGTGACATTTGGTTCGAAGAGTCGGATATCGGAACGATGAATCGGCGACATCTCACTGCATTCCTCGAACGGATCGAAAACACGTTCCCCGTCGTGGATGTCGAACGGACGTCCGAGTGGTTGCCCCTCACTGCCCTTGAGGCGGTGTACTAAACAGAACCCAGTGGCGCTGTTATATCGCTACTCAATAGTAATGGCGTCAAATATCCGTATTGAGTTCCAATAGAAGCCATCTCCTCGCATGCTGACAAATTTTCGAAAGTTCATTTTTTGTCACTTTCTAGTTCAGCGTCTCCGCCGCAGGCGTTCGTCTATCTAACACTGGATTCGGTTTTTCATCCGGGTTCGTTCTTACGCTATTGAGTTCAAGGCTGTGAATCACCTGCTGTCGCCACTCAGTTACGACAGGCCTCGGACGCCCTCGAGAGTGTCCTGCCGGCGGTCCGGTCGGGGCAGTCGATGCGGACGACCCAGGTCAGTCACCGGCTCGTCCCTGACGAAGGGAACCCGCACATCGATACACCGGCGGTCAGGACCGGGTTACAGGAGCGGGGCTTCTCGCCCGGGAAACAGAAAGTAGCGGTCACGAGGCTCGACGAACTCTCGGGCACCCACCTTAGCCACCTCTCCTCGAGCGAGCAGACCGCACTGGCAGCCCGGCTGGCGAACAGCGCCGACGGGGACGCCGCGGTCCGGTTCGTCAACGACCTCGAGCACGCGAGTGACGTGCGGTATTTCCTCGACGAGGAACTGGCGACGACGAACCGGCTGGTCGACTTCCACGCGAACAAGCATCGCACGACGGGTCAGACTCGAGGCGTCTCGAACCGTCATCTCAATCCAGAGCTCGAGGCGAACGACTTTGTCCACGTCGCGCGAAACGGCGACGTGAACGAGGTTCATGTGATGTGAAAGGATCCGACGAATTCCAGGATCGGGGTAGTGTTCAGTGGCTCGAGGAAGGTGATGCCTCGCGCGGCCTTGAACACATTAACCAGAGACATGTCACTGAAGATCAATTTTTAGCGATCGAAGGTATCGACACGCTAGACGACGTGACAAATTCTATATACGTTACGATCAAGAGCGGAAAATCACAGAGAATTCCGAGTAGTGACGGCGGTGGAACAGCGTACGTGCATCGATATACACTAAACGACGAAATCACTGTGATCGTGGGGGACAATGGTTACGTTGTGACCGCACGCCCTGGTGCGTACCCATGAGAGCATCAGTCGACGCGGAGATTATCGGCACGGAGATCGAGGCGGAATACCAGGGAAGCATCTACGAGCGAACGGTGAAAATCAACGCAGGTAGCACGATTCTCGAAGTATTCGAAGGAACGAACATCATCACCGACGACGATACCGGATCGACTGTCGGATTGGAGTTGTGCGCTCGATTGATTCGAGATGTCGAACGAGTATCGACGACCGAACTCGGCATCTACCAAGCGCCGAACCGAGATTCGAAGTGGTCCGTGACGATCATCTGCCGAATCGTAGAAACTGGTGTCCACCCAGCGTTCGAAGATCGAGATACACCGATGGTTTTCACCGACATCGGTACCGGATCGATTCTGCTTGAATCAACCCCGGAACTGCTCGAACGGGTTGACCGAGATTGGAACGTAAATGAAGACGTGATTCGAGTCCATTGCGGAAGAATTGACGTCATCGGCAGACACTGACGGCTAGTGGATGTTGATGATGACAGTCGTGGATTGAAAGGAGACAGCAAACCAAACAGTACGCCGCTATCTCGTAATTACCATCAATATCGAACGTCGTAGATGGCTCGGAAATGCGCGTGGTGACTGGTAACGACGCCACCGGAGGTGCGCTACGAGACGGAGTCGCTCGCGTGGGTGTACGAGAACGAGCTACGCGTCGAGGCTCGAGGGGACGATGGCGCGAGTGAGATCGCCGAAATCGAGATGGAGAAGTTCGTCGATCCGTGGGGGCGAAGCTCCGACTGGCAGACGGCATCGATCGAAGAGATCGACGATACCGGCGAGTGGTACACGACGCGCTTTGACTTCCGTGACGAACGGTATCAATCGAACGTGAAACCGGATACGGTCATCGTGACCGTCACCGACATTGACGGTAACCAGCTGGTGATCGAAGACGATAGAAAAAGCGGAACGACCAAGCTGTACGCTGGCTTCGCGGCTGCCGGTACCGCAGGTGCAAAGACGGTCAGAGCCACCAGACCGGTCGCGTCTCTGGGCCTCCATGGGAGAGTCGCGGTCGCGGTTTCTGTCGGCGCAGTGGCGGGTGGCACCTTTGCGCATTCGCTGGCGACGTCGACGACCTACAGCGGCGAGGAGGTTCACGACACCTATCCGATGCCCGTTCCGCCGACGCCATCCGAGGGTACCTGGGAGACGCCAGAGGGACTCGAGATCACGCTCCCGAGCGGGGCGGTCTACGAGGATCCGATGGGCCAGGGACACGACCGTGGCTTCGGCTGGGAGTACATCGAGGAAACGACCGATCTGACCGTCGGCGAAATCGGTCACGCCGTCGAGAACGCGGAGAAAGTCGTCGACGACGGTGAGGTACGGTACATCATCGGTGACGGGTATTCGGAAACTGATCGAGTGATTCTCTCAATCATCGGTGGGACAATCGTTACGGCGAGTGCCTCGAGCGCGTACAACGAGGATTGTGGAGCGACGGTCAGGTTTGACGAAAGTGGTAATCCCGAGCACGCACTTCGTGACGGGAAACCGATCGACGAAGTCACGACCCTCATCGAGGTTATCGAAAACCCGACGCGAATCGTGGACGCTGGGTCGAAGCGCTACTATATTCTAAAATTGGGGACGAATAGAGTAATTATGGTGTCTACCCGACTCTACGACCAGGCGTATCAAGCGTTGAGAACAACATTAACCGGAAAGGGGCCTGATAATGCGTTCAGGACTGTGGACGAAGCGATGGAGGAGATCGAACGAAAACATAGTGATTACAAGATTGTTCACGATCCAGAAAATGGTATCGAGTGTTAATATGACCGGATCCAATAATGAATCGTGTATGCGCAAAGCATTTACACTTCGAAAAAATGGGAAGCTAATCGACGCGGGTGAGCACTTTACGAGGGACGCGTTCGAACGCTTTGGGGACGGTTTCTCCGGAATGTTTGGCGTCCAGGTTGCTGGCGGTGTTGTCAATCTGTTACGGGCTGCAATCTGTTATCGGGTCGGTGGCCGAATGGATCGTTGCAGGAACCGCTGTCGCATGGGAATCCTTATCGCCGAGGAAATGATTGACCGCGTGTTCGCTGCAGATCCCCTCGAATACTTCTACGACCAGGCGCGAAGAGGCGTCTGGTACGAGTACATCGGTGACTTCCGGTGTATCGGTAACTTCGGAGATCCGACATCAGCGTACGACCAGGCGAGGGAGGTCTACGAAGCGGCGGACGATCCTGATACATGGTATAGTGAGCAGGAGCACGGCTATACGATGGCGGTGTTTCGAGAAGTGGCAAGGGGAGTCAATCGCGATCCTGGTCCAATAGATGATATGGAGAACGATATGACGCTCACTGATTGGGTTTCCTTCAAGGAAGATGCCTATCCGTCACTCCTCGACGACCTCACCGAGCGCGGAGACTGGTCTTGACCAGCGCTACAAAAATATAGTGAGGCTCTCCGATCCAGAGTCCGCCGAAACGTGTCTGTAAGCCTTCGCCGACCGAAGAACTCGCTTTTCTACACACGACAGTCAAATCAACCCGAGGATTTACGATCACGCACTCAACATTTCGAGACGAAATATGGCAACTGTTGACGAGACTGCCATCGACGCATCAGACGCCTACGATCGGCTTCTCGAGCGATCCGAGAAGCTGACGAACGTCCGGATGGCGTCGATGGCGCTGGGGTGGGATCAACGGGTGATGATGCCCGAAGGGGGAACGCCGGCGCGAGCGGGGCAACTGTCGACGCTCTCGTCGCTCGGACACGAACTACTGACCGCTGACGAGGTGGCGACGTGGCTCGAGGCGCTCGAGTCCGATGGGGTGACGCGGGATACGGGTAACGCCGAATCTGTGGACGGCCTCACCGACGAGCAGGCGGCAGTCGTCCGCGAACTCCGCCGGGAGCACGACCGGGCGGTCGACGTCCCGGCCGACCTGATCGAGCGGCTGACGGCCCACCAGGCCGAGACTCAGCAGGTCTGGCAGGAGGCGAAGGCGGCCGACGACTTCGAGCGGTTCGCGCCGGCGCTCGAGGAACTCATCGCCCTCCACCGCGAGCGCGCGGCGGCGATCGACCCCGCGGAGAACCCCTATCGGGTGCTCTACGAGGATAGTCTGCCGTACCTGCCGCTCGAGACGGTCGAGCGTATCTTCGACGAGTTGCGCGAGCACCTCGTTCCATTGATCGACGAGATTCAAGAGCGAGGTCGTGAGTTGCCGACGCCGTTCGCGGGCCACACCTACGACGAGGAGACCCAGATGGCGCTCTCGGAGGCCGTCCTGGACGTGCTGGGCTACGACCGAACCCACGGCCGTCTCGACACGGCTCCCCACCCGTTCATGTCCGGCAATCAGTTCGACGCCCGGATCACGACTCGCTTCCGGGAGGACGACCCGCTCGACGCGCTGACGGCGACGATTCACGAGTTCGGTCACGCGACCTACCAGCTCGGGCTGCCGAAAGAGCAGTACGGGAACCCGCTCGGCTCCTCACTCTCCTCGGGCGTCCACGAGTCCCAGTCTCGCTTCTGGGAAAATCACGTGGGCCGGACGAAGGCGTTCTGGGAGCTGATTCTCCCAACCGTCAAAGAGCGCTTTCCCCACCTCGAGGACGTGACCGTCGACGAGGCCTACGCGGCGGTCAACCGGATCTACCCCGAGAACCTGATCCGGGTCGAGGCGGACGAACTCACCTACCACCTGCACGTCATCCTCCGGTGTGAGATCGACCGGGCGTTCGTCGAGGGGGACCTCGAGGTCGTCGACGTCCCGCAGGTCTGGAACGACAAGATGGACGACTACCTCGGGGTCCGACCCGAGACCGACGCCGAGGGCTGTCTCCAGGACACCCACTGGTCGTACGGCTTCGCCGGCTTCCAGGGGTACACGATCGGGAGCGTGCTCGCGGCCCAGCTCGACGCCGCGATGCGCGAGGACCTCGAGGTAGACGCGCTCGTTCGGGAGGGGGAGTTCGACCCCCTCCGCGAGTGGATGACCGAGCACGTCCATCGTCACGGCCAGCGCTACCCGACCGAGGAGTTGATCGAGGTGGCGACGGGCGAACCGCTCACCGCCGAGTACTTCCTCGAGTACGTCGACGAGAAGTTCCGGACGCTGTACGGTCTGTAGCGCTGGTGCCCTGGTCTGAGCGGGAACCACGAGCGACCCTGTGTATGCCGGGCGAGTGCTTCTTTCTCCTGGCACCCTGACTCGAGTATGCGCGTCTCGATACCGGGGATGCCGGGCATCTACTACGACACTGACGCCGAATCGACGGCGGTCACCCTCGCGCTCACTGCGGCGGGCC
This region of Natronosalvus halobius genomic DNA includes:
- a CDS encoding carboxypeptidase M32; translated protein: MATVDETAIDASDAYDRLLERSEKLTNVRMASMALGWDQRVMMPEGGTPARAGQLSTLSSLGHELLTADEVATWLEALESDGVTRDTGNAESVDGLTDEQAAVVRELRREHDRAVDVPADLIERLTAHQAETQQVWQEAKAADDFERFAPALEELIALHRERAAAIDPAENPYRVLYEDSLPYLPLETVERIFDELREHLVPLIDEIQERGRELPTPFAGHTYDEETQMALSEAVLDVLGYDRTHGRLDTAPHPFMSGNQFDARITTRFREDDPLDALTATIHEFGHATYQLGLPKEQYGNPLGSSLSSGVHESQSRFWENHVGRTKAFWELILPTVKERFPHLEDVTVDEAYAAVNRIYPENLIRVEADELTYHLHVILRCEIDRAFVEGDLEVVDVPQVWNDKMDDYLGVRPETDAEGCLQDTHWSYGFAGFQGYTIGSVLAAQLDAAMREDLEVDALVREGEFDPLREWMTEHVHRHGQRYPTEELIEVATGEPLTAEYFLEYVDEKFRTLYGL